A DNA window from Danio aesculapii chromosome 14, fDanAes4.1, whole genome shotgun sequence contains the following coding sequences:
- the LOC130240760 gene encoding neuronal acetylcholine receptor subunit alpha-9-II has protein sequence MERNRRWMEVMLLSALLLAEVSHCAQGRFAHKLLNDLMEDYSSALRPVDDTDKSLNVTLQVTLSQIKDMDERNQVLIAYLWIRQVWHDAHLKWSKEDYDGLEVIRIPSSLVWRPDLVLYNKADDDFSGPVDTNVVLRYTGEITWDAPAITKSSCVVDVSYFPFDSQQCNLTFGSWTYNGNQVDIAMGSVSGDLSDFVENVEWECHGMPATKNVIMYGCCSDPYPDITYTVLLQRRSSFYIINLLLPCFLISFLAPLSFYLPADSGEKVSLGVTVLLALTVFQMMVAESMPPSESVPLIAKYYIATMTMITASTALTIFIMNIHFCGAEAKPVPYWAKVLIIDYMSKIFFVYEVGESCASPFGQTEESESFHSQNHRHNHKLHPKGKISASPPPCCPEDHKSTFALGCESCVYCGFRSGSLACDTKLLRNVEYIANCFREQRTTALKVAEWKKVAKVMDRFFMWIFFIMVFLMSILIIGKAPATTNDI, from the exons ATGGAGAGGAACCGGCGCTGGATGGAGGTCATGCTCCTGTCTGCGCTTCTGCTGGCTGAAG tctcTCACTGTGCTCAGGGTCGATTCGCACACAAGCTGTTGAATGATCTGATGGAGGATTACTCCAGCGCTCTGCGGCCGGTGGACGACACCGACAAATCCCTGAACGTCACACTGCAGGTCACACTGTCCCAGATCAAAGACATG gacgaGAGGAACCAGGTGTTAATCGCGTACCTGTGGATCAGGCAGGTGTGGCACGACGCTCACCTGAAGTGGAGTAAAGAGGATTATGACGGTCTGGAGGTGATCCGCATTCCCAGCAGCCTCGTCTGGAGACCCGACCTGGTGCTGTATAACAA ggcgGATGATGATTTCTCAGGCCCAGTAGACACTAATGTCGTTCTCCGATACACCGGTGAGATCACGTGGGACGCTCCGGCCATCACCAAGAGCTCCTGTGTGGTGGACGTTTCCTACTTTCCCTTCGACAGCCAGCAGTGCAACCTCACATTCGGCTCCTGGACATACAACGGCAACCAG GTGGACATCGCGATGGGCAGTGTCAGCGGAGACCTCTCGGACTTCGTGGAGAACGTGGAGTGGGAATGCCACGGGATGCCGGCCACCAAGAACGTGATCATGTACGGCTGCTGCTCAGATCCCTACCCCGACATCACCTACACCGTCCTGCTGCAGCGCCGCAGCTCCTTCTACATCATCAACCTGCTGCTGCCCTGCTTCCTCATCTCCTTCCTGGCGCCGCTCAGCTTCTACCTGCCCGCAGACTCCGGGGAGAAGGTCTCGCTGGGGGTCACCGTGCTGCTGGCGCTCACTGTGTTCCAGATGATGGTGGCAGAGAGCATGCCTCCCTCTGAGAGCGTTCCTCTCATTG CTAAATACTACATAGCGACGATGACTATGATCACAGCGTCCACCGCTCTGACCATCTTCATCATGAACATTCATTTCTGCGGTGCGGAGGCCAAACCGGTGCCGTACTGGGCCAAAGTGCTCATCATCGACTACATGTCCAAGATCTTCTTCGTCTATGAG GTTGGAGAGAGCTGTGCGTCTCCGTTCGGACAGACAGAGGAGTCAGAGTCCTTCCACAGCCAGAATCATCGTCACAACCACAAGCTTCATCCTAAAGGGAAAATATCAGCATCTCCGCCACCCTGCTGCCCAGAGGACCACAAATCCACCTTCGCCCTGGGCTGTGAGAGCTGTGTTTACTGTGGTTTTCGTTCTGGAAGTCTGGCCTGCGACACAAAGCTGCTCCGCAATGTTGAATACATCGCCAACTGCTTCCGCGAGCAGAGGACCACCGCCCTGAAGGTGGCCGAGTGGAAGAAGGTGGCCAAGGTGATGGACCGATTCTTCATGTGGATATTTTTCATCATGGTCTTCCTCATGAGTATCCTCATCATCGGAAAAGCACCAGCAACCACGAACGACATTTGA
- the ube2ka gene encoding ubiquitin-conjugating enzyme E2Ka (UBC1 homolog, yeast), whose amino-acid sequence MNSMANIAVQRIKREFKEVLKSEETSKNQIKVDLVDENFTELKGEIAGPPDTPYEGGRYQLEIKIPETYPFNPPKVRFITKIWHPNISSVTGAICLDILKDQWAAAMTLRTVLLSLQALLAAAEPDDPQDAVVANQYKQNPEMFKQTARLWSHVYAGAPVSSPEYTRKIDKLCAMGFDKNAVIVALSSKSWDVETATELLLSN is encoded by the exons atgaacagcATGGCCAACATCGCGGTTCAGCGGATCAAACGGGAGTTTAAAGAGGTTCTGAAAAGCGAAGAG acGAGTAAAAACCAGATCAAGGTGGATTTAGTAGATGAGAATTTCACAGAACTGAAGGGGGAGATCGCAGGACCACCAGACACGCCTTATGAAG GTGGCAGATATCAGCTAGAGATTAAGATCCCAGAGACATATCCATTTAATCCACCAAAG GTTCGCTTTATTACCAAGATCTGGCATCCCAACATCAGCTCAGTAACAGGAGCCATCTGTCTGGACATCCTGAAGGACCAGTG ggcaGCAGCGATGACTCTGAGAACAGTGTTATTGTCACTCCAGGCTCTTCTGGCCGCAGCTGAGCCTGATGACCCGCAGGACGCAGTAGTTGCCAATcag TATAAGCAGAACCCAGAGATGTTCAAACAGACGGCTCGACTCTGGTCACATGTTTACGCTGGAGCTCCCGTCTCCAGCCCCGAATACACACGCAAAATAGACAAACTCTGTGCCATGGGATTCgataaa AATGCAGTAATAGTGGCGCTGTCGTCAAAATCCTGGGACGTGGAGACGGCGACAGAACTGTTGCTTAGCAACTGA